From the Prosthecobacter fusiformis genome, one window contains:
- a CDS encoding response regulator transcription factor has product MNWLTTIVDKLSRIMDGIASLGLADRSVQSEILKQVLIANSICFATWVCWESETKKAQESQLSTKAISTRYIRRSQRFDEDMDFLEEPCPLPPPGDWQPMMDQRMPKAKISLRAQSFDDGWRLLVGASATIISENGDTGSFGIDLALNELAEEAIQRPSRQNLEMIATIEKTLSGAMLIINSSHRLIGATLQAIETAEKLLTIPLKRGDLLSGPLLSYLENIPSGTSQLPCNQDLEINGIMLTTWLVPLAGKGHRLFFIKPKLPSAAETASTASLSRRELEVLKCLAEGKSNDEIATALSISPNTVKNHLDRVFKKLNVTNRFAAAIASMKSI; this is encoded by the coding sequence GTGAACTGGCTAACTACAATTGTCGATAAACTCTCCCGCATCATGGACGGGATAGCCTCGCTTGGCCTGGCCGATAGGTCCGTGCAAAGTGAGATACTCAAGCAGGTGCTCATCGCTAACAGCATCTGTTTCGCCACCTGGGTCTGCTGGGAGAGCGAAACCAAAAAGGCCCAGGAATCCCAGCTCAGCACCAAAGCCATCTCCACCCGCTACATCCGCCGCAGCCAGCGCTTCGATGAAGACATGGATTTCCTGGAGGAACCCTGCCCTCTTCCACCGCCCGGCGACTGGCAGCCCATGATGGACCAGCGCATGCCCAAGGCCAAGATCAGCCTGCGTGCCCAGTCCTTCGATGACGGCTGGCGCCTCCTTGTCGGCGCATCCGCCACCATCATTTCTGAAAATGGAGACACTGGCTCCTTCGGCATAGATCTCGCCCTCAACGAACTGGCGGAGGAAGCCATCCAGCGCCCTTCCCGTCAAAATCTGGAGATGATCGCCACCATCGAAAAAACACTCAGTGGGGCCATGCTGATCATCAATTCATCCCACCGCCTCATCGGAGCCACCCTGCAGGCCATTGAGACAGCGGAAAAACTCCTCACCATCCCGCTTAAACGTGGAGACCTCCTCTCAGGCCCCCTCCTATCCTACCTGGAAAACATTCCCTCGGGAACCTCGCAGTTACCCTGCAACCAGGATCTGGAAATCAACGGCATCATGCTCACCACCTGGCTCGTTCCACTCGCGGGCAAAGGCCACCGCCTCTTCTTCATCAAGCCAAAATTACCCTCCGCTGCCGAGACTGCATCCACCGCCTCACTCTCACGCCGTGAGCTTGAAGTACTGAAATGCCTCGCCGAAGGCAAGTCCAATGACGAGATAGCCACAGCGCTCTCCAT